TTTAAGGACGAAACGTTTTTCACATTTAAGCTGACTCAATTACCTGATGAATTGAAAATAAAAATATTTACTATTGCCGGAAGAATGATAAAAGAGATTAACTTAACTTCTGCAGAATTAAAATATGATTTCAATAAAATATATTGGGATGGAAGAGATACGGATGGAGAACTAATAGCAAACGGTGTTTATTTGTATAAAATTATTTCAAAGAAAGGAAATGAATCAGCTCAAACTATTCAAAAGTTAGCCATTGTTCGTTAATAAAATTGCTTTTCATCATTTCTAATTTTTAAATATGTTTGAATGAATCATTCAAAAAAATAATTGCATATTGGTTTTCTAAGAAACTTCACGGAGAATAATTTGAAAAAAGTTGTAACATTTGGAGAAATAATGCTTCGGCTTTCAACACCAGGTTTTACACGTTTTGTTCAATCTCAAAATTTTGATGCTAATTACGGCGGCGGAGAAGCAAACGTTGCAGTTTCTCTTTCTAATTACGGATTGGATTCTTACTATGTTACAAAACTTCCAAATCACGAAATAGGGCAAGCGGCAGTAAACCATCTAAGAAGATTTGGTGTGAAAGACGATTTTATTGTAAGAGGCGGTGACAGAGTAGGAATTTATTTCTTAGAAAGCGGCGCAAGTCAGCGCGCCTCCAAAGTGATTTATGATCGGGCCGACTCATCTATTACGCATATGAAAAAAGAAGAAGTTGACTGGAAAAAAGTATTTGAAAACGCTGACTGGTTTCATTGGACTGGAATAACTCCCGCGCTTGGGAAATCTTCGCAAGATTGCCTTATAGCTGCCTGCACAGCGGCGAAGAAAGCCGGCGTTACAATAAGTTGTGATCTAAACTTTAGAGCAAAGATGTGGACAAAGCAGGAAGCACAATCCGTAATGAAACCGCTCATGGAATATGTTGATGTTTGTATTGCCAATGAGGAAGATGCTGAAAAGAGTTTAGGACTTACCGCTCATGACACAAGCATTGAAGCAGGGAAGTTGAGCGAGGAAGGATATTTTAATGTCGCGGGTAAACTAAAAGAG
The nucleotide sequence above comes from Ignavibacteriales bacterium. Encoded proteins:
- a CDS encoding sugar kinase translates to MKKVVTFGEIMLRLSTPGFTRFVQSQNFDANYGGGEANVAVSLSNYGLDSYYVTKLPNHEIGQAAVNHLRRFGVKDDFIVRGGDRVGIYFLESGASQRASKVIYDRADSSITHMKKEEVDWKKVFENADWFHWTGITPALGKSSQDCLIAACTAAKKAGVTISCDLNFRAKMWTKQEAQSVMKPLMEYVDVCIANEEDAEKSLGLTAHDTSIEAGKLSEEGYFNVAGKLKEIYNFKSVAITLRESFSASKNGWSALLLDDKDCKTPYRSSRYEIEIVDRVGGGDSFASGLIFGLLTKNNTKDALEFAVAASCLKHSIPGDFNLVSVEEVEKLLQNGGSGRVER